One genomic region from uncultured Cohaesibacter sp. encodes:
- a CDS encoding sulfatase-like hydrolase/transferase: MSRPNIILVTADQWRGDCLGAVGHPTLKTPNLDALAADAVLFRNHYCATAPCSPARATLYTGLYQMNHRVVRNGAPLADGFDTLAKAGRRAGYKPTLFGYTDTALDPRTLAPDDPALTTYENVLPGMEVGQALPEDDKPWLTWLKTRGHDVASRFEAHTPPMEPGERVSMLPPCYGADETPTAFLLEKMEDWLDEQREEDAPFFAHLSFIRPHPPFVVPEPYNGMYASEATQDAAPAFDRHPCATAEAASHPFADLMMQHNGLSSFLTYDEDGNPNPKGRVKDLSAHDISRIRALYYGMISEVDAVIGRLIASLKARGLWENTVFIFTSDHAEMMGDHWMLGKGGFHASSYHIPLIIRTPDGGRGETVSAFTSSADIFPTLLEILGDEATNALDGTSLMEHVCGNPVSGWRDAAFYEFDFRAQRAGSAELKARMRQEECSLAVLRDEAFHYVHIPGFPALLFDLQKDPQCLNNVAEDEAYLRTRLTYAEKLLDLRARHMDETLARMLMTPQGAVITD, encoded by the coding sequence ATGTCCAGACCGAATATCATTCTTGTAACGGCCGATCAGTGGCGCGGTGATTGTTTGGGCGCGGTGGGGCATCCGACTCTCAAGACCCCCAATCTGGATGCGCTGGCGGCCGACGCGGTTTTGTTTCGCAATCACTATTGTGCAACGGCTCCTTGCTCGCCGGCGCGGGCAACTCTTTACACCGGTCTTTACCAGATGAACCACAGGGTGGTGCGCAATGGAGCGCCATTGGCTGACGGGTTTGATACGCTCGCCAAGGCCGGGCGCAGGGCTGGTTACAAGCCGACGCTGTTCGGCTACACGGACACGGCGCTCGACCCGCGCACTCTGGCACCAGATGATCCGGCTCTGACCACCTATGAGAATGTGCTACCGGGCATGGAGGTGGGGCAAGCGCTGCCCGAAGATGACAAGCCATGGCTGACATGGCTCAAGACGCGCGGCCATGATGTTGCCTCCCGCTTTGAGGCCCACACGCCGCCGATGGAACCGGGAGAACGGGTCTCCATGCTGCCGCCTTGCTACGGGGCAGATGAAACACCGACGGCCTTTCTGCTGGAAAAGATGGAAGATTGGCTGGATGAGCAGCGGGAGGAGGATGCACCTTTCTTTGCTCATCTCTCCTTCATTCGTCCGCATCCGCCTTTTGTTGTGCCTGAGCCTTACAACGGCATGTATGCGTCTGAGGCTACTCAAGACGCAGCACCTGCCTTCGATCGGCATCCCTGCGCCACAGCCGAGGCGGCAAGCCACCCGTTTGCCGACTTGATGATGCAGCATAACGGGCTATCGAGCTTCCTCACCTATGATGAGGACGGCAACCCGAACCCGAAAGGGCGTGTCAAGGATCTGTCAGCTCATGATATCAGCCGTATTCGAGCCCTCTATTATGGCATGATCTCGGAAGTCGACGCCGTCATTGGCCGGCTGATTGCCAGCCTCAAGGCGCGCGGGCTCTGGGAGAATACGGTCTTCATCTTTACCTCCGATCATGCCGAAATGATGGGGGATCACTGGATGCTCGGCAAGGGCGGGTTTCACGCCTCCAGCTATCACATCCCTCTGATTATCCGGACACCGGACGGCGGCCGCGGCGAGACGGTTAGCGCCTTTACGTCCAGCGCCGACATCTTCCCCACCTTGCTTGAAATTCTTGGTGATGAGGCGACCAACGCGCTTGATGGCACCTCGCTTATGGAGCATGTCTGCGGCAATCCCGTAAGCGGGTGGCGCGATGCCGCCTTTTACGAGTTTGACTTCCGCGCCCAGCGTGCGGGCAGCGCCGAACTCAAGGCCCGTATGCGGCAGGAGGAATGTTCGCTTGCGGTATTGCGAGACGAAGCCTTTCACTATGTGCACATCCCCGGCTTTCCAGCCCTGTTGTTCGATCTGCAAAAAGATCCCCAGTGCCTTAACAATGTCGCCGAGGATGAAGCCTATCTGCGCACGCGACTCACCTATGCCGAGAAGCTGCTTGATCTGAGGGCGCGGCATATGGATGAAACACTGGCCCGCATGCTGATGACCCCGCAAGGGGCGGTGATCACCGACTAA
- a CDS encoding phosphodiesterase produces MIKNPDMLKFIHLTDCHIVKDGGAVYGQQPAGRLRAAIDSINSEHHDADFVVITGDLTHHGDDAAYEIFARELRRLSIPSHLLVGNHDDVRTFRFHFPEAQRCDCGFIQGSKRTPFGLCLFLDTSQRGSDVGRYCEERQGWLKGVLSETSGPVMLFMHHPPFAIGLPDMDESRLEDAEAFWQILRPHRHRVRHIFVGHAHRMVYGNWRGLTVSCMRGLNHQVALEMTSSPKGQYGNFEAPAYGVVLANEEQIMVHMHDFMDRSDRFIF; encoded by the coding sequence ATGATCAAAAATCCCGATATGCTGAAATTCATCCATCTGACCGATTGCCATATTGTCAAGGATGGCGGTGCTGTATACGGCCAACAGCCAGCAGGCAGGTTGCGCGCAGCAATCGACAGCATCAACAGCGAGCATCATGATGCAGACTTCGTCGTCATAACAGGTGATCTGACCCATCATGGCGATGATGCTGCTTATGAAATATTTGCCCGTGAACTACGGCGGCTGTCCATTCCGTCCCATCTTCTCGTTGGCAATCATGATGACGTGCGTACCTTCCGCTTTCATTTCCCCGAAGCACAGCGCTGCGATTGCGGCTTTATTCAAGGCTCCAAGCGCACGCCATTCGGCCTGTGCCTGTTTCTGGATACCAGCCAGCGCGGCAGTGATGTGGGGCGTTATTGCGAAGAGAGGCAAGGATGGCTGAAAGGCGTCTTGAGCGAAACCTCGGGGCCGGTGATGCTGTTCATGCACCATCCCCCCTTCGCCATCGGCCTGCCCGACATGGATGAGAGCCGCCTTGAAGATGCGGAGGCTTTCTGGCAGATCCTGAGGCCCCATCGCCATCGCGTGCGGCATATCTTTGTCGGTCATGCCCATCGGATGGTCTATGGCAATTGGCGCGGGCTGACCGTTTCCTGCATGCGCGGGCTCAACCATCAGGTGGCCCTAGAGATGACATCCTCTCCGAAGGGGCAATATGGCAATTTCGAAGCTCCAGCCTATGGTGTGGTGCTGGCCAACGAAGAGCAGATCATGGTGCATATGCACGATTTCATGGATCGCTCGGATCGCTTCATCTTTTAG
- a CDS encoding DeoR/GlpR family DNA-binding transcription regulator, whose translation MKQYSERQLEIIRTVTESGFSAIDALSEQFNVSTQTIRRDVNALCELGELRRVWGGVEPPPVSGNLLYAKRKIMNVTAKRQIAFEVAKHIPDGSTIALSIGTTPEMVIEALQEKANLKVFTNNLNVAMQASERHDWSVTIAGGSVRPGDKDILGSDVEAFFDRFEVDFGIFGVAGVTPDGGLLDFSEAEVGSRRAIMKNSRKSFLVMDHSKFGRAAHVRGGHLSDVSCIVCDEPIPHPFESGLGSASVIIANETSRDEKADAGNDPYERGTR comes from the coding sequence ATGAAACAGTATAGCGAACGGCAATTGGAAATCATTCGGACGGTTACCGAAAGCGGCTTTTCAGCCATCGATGCCTTGTCCGAACAGTTTAATGTTTCCACGCAGACCATTCGCCGTGATGTCAACGCCCTGTGTGAGCTTGGCGAACTGCGTCGCGTCTGGGGCGGGGTGGAGCCACCACCCGTGAGCGGCAACCTGCTTTATGCCAAGCGCAAGATCATGAATGTAACCGCCAAGCGGCAGATTGCCTTTGAAGTTGCCAAACATATTCCCGATGGCAGCACCATAGCGCTCTCCATAGGCACCACCCCGGAAATGGTCATCGAGGCCTTGCAGGAAAAGGCCAATCTCAAGGTCTTTACCAACAACCTCAATGTTGCCATGCAGGCAAGCGAACGCCACGACTGGTCTGTGACCATTGCGGGCGGCAGCGTGCGCCCAGGCGACAAGGACATTCTGGGCTCGGATGTGGAGGCCTTCTTTGATCGCTTCGAGGTGGACTTCGGCATTTTCGGCGTGGCGGGTGTGACGCCCGATGGCGGCCTGCTGGACTTCTCCGAGGCTGAAGTGGGGAGCCGCCGGGCCATCATGAAAAACAGCCGAAAGTCTTTTCTGGTTATGGATCATAGCAAATTCGGGCGCGCGGCCCATGTGCGGGGCGGGCATCTTTCCGATGTGTCCTGCATTGTCTGCGATGAACCCATTCCGCATCCATTTGAAAGCGGGCTCGGCTCGGCCAGCGTCATTATTGCCAATGAAACAAGCCGTGATGAGAAGGCAGACGCGGGCAACGACCCTTATGAACGAGGCACGCGATGA
- a CDS encoding ABC transporter ATP-binding protein, which translates to MLKVENLSISFRTDEGLITPVQDIAFEVQPGRTLGIVGESGSGKSISTKALMQLLPGNGIISSEAKILYTDKSGKTFDINKLGKKGRAIRHIRGGEIGMIFQEPMASFSPVYTIGNQMVEAIRLHRNVGRKDARRIAIEMLDKVGISNPEARVDQYPHEMSGGMRQRAMIALALSAGPALLIADEPTTALDVTIQAQVLELMRNLQRDLSMGMIFITHDLGVISHIADDVAVMYLGTIVERGPTDKVIHEPAHPYTQGLIKALPSVDRLHDRLTPIPGDIPSPNDRPTGCPFHTRCTKVIAGLCDQHQPQILQVGEDHTVRCFLHEKQQRASA; encoded by the coding sequence ATGCTGAAAGTAGAAAATCTCTCCATTTCCTTCCGCACAGATGAAGGGCTGATCACGCCGGTTCAGGATATTGCCTTTGAAGTCCAGCCGGGACGCACGTTGGGCATCGTTGGGGAATCCGGCTCGGGTAAATCCATCTCCACCAAGGCGCTGATGCAGCTTCTTCCCGGCAACGGCATCATTTCCAGTGAAGCGAAAATTCTCTATACCGACAAGTCCGGAAAGACATTCGATATCAACAAGCTGGGCAAAAAGGGAAGGGCCATTCGTCATATTCGGGGGGGCGAAATTGGTATGATCTTTCAGGAGCCCATGGCGTCCTTTTCGCCCGTTTACACCATCGGCAACCAGATGGTGGAAGCGATCCGGCTGCATCGCAATGTCGGACGCAAGGATGCGCGCCGCATCGCCATTGAAATGCTCGACAAGGTGGGTATATCCAATCCGGAAGCCCGCGTTGATCAATATCCTCACGAAATGTCCGGCGGCATGCGTCAGCGGGCTATGATTGCGCTCGCTCTCTCGGCTGGTCCCGCCTTGCTGATAGCTGACGAGCCGACCACCGCGCTGGACGTAACCATTCAGGCACAGGTGCTTGAATTGATGCGTAACCTGCAGCGCGATCTCTCCATGGGCATGATTTTCATTACCCATGATCTGGGCGTCATTTCCCATATCGCCGATGATGTGGCGGTGATGTATCTGGGTACGATTGTTGAGCGAGGACCGACCGACAAGGTCATTCACGAGCCGGCCCATCCCTATACGCAAGGACTGATCAAGGCCTTGCCCAGCGTTGATCGTTTGCATGATCGCTTGACACCCATTCCCGGAGACATACCCAGCCCCAACGACCGGCCCACAGGCTGCCCGTTTCATACCCGCTGCACCAAGGTGATTGCCGGGCTCTGCGATCAACATCAGCCGCAGATTTTACAGGTGGGGGAAGATCACACCGTGCGCTGCTTCCTGCATGAAAAACAGCAAAGGGCAAGCGCATGA
- a CDS encoding sugar ABC transporter permease, producing the protein MRRDWIYALLLLLPAMVLLMGFTHIPAIETVISSFFSTPHGRRPANFVGIDNYLYLLEDDVFIRSCWNNLIYAAITIPASIIIALVMALFVHSRMAGLSFLRMAYFTPTVLPMIAVGNIWLFFFTPSFGLIDQIRALFDLPAQNWMGDPDTVLYTVLVVAVWKNAGFFMIFYLAALQTIPEPLREAAKLEGAGRWTFFRRVTLPLIMPTTLFILVNAIINSVRLIDHIFIMTLGGPNNASRLLLYHIYETAFEYWDTASASAMTVVILFVLSLLAIGQFFWLDRKVHYK; encoded by the coding sequence ATGAGACGCGACTGGATATATGCTCTGCTGCTGCTGTTACCGGCGATGGTGCTGCTCATGGGCTTTACCCATATTCCAGCTATTGAAACCGTCATTAGCAGCTTTTTCTCGACGCCCCACGGACGTCGTCCGGCGAATTTCGTCGGCATCGATAACTATCTCTATCTGCTCGAAGATGATGTGTTTATCCGCTCTTGCTGGAACAACCTCATCTATGCCGCCATCACGATCCCTGCTTCCATCATCATTGCTCTGGTCATGGCGCTGTTTGTGCATAGTCGCATGGCTGGGCTTTCCTTTCTGCGCATGGCCTACTTCACGCCGACCGTGCTGCCGATGATCGCGGTGGGCAACATCTGGCTGTTTTTCTTTACCCCAAGCTTCGGGCTCATCGACCAGATCCGCGCCCTGTTTGATCTGCCCGCGCAGAACTGGATGGGCGACCCTGACACGGTTCTTTATACGGTGCTGGTGGTTGCCGTCTGGAAGAATGCCGGCTTCTTCATGATTTTCTATCTCGCCGCCTTGCAGACCATTCCGGAACCCTTGCGCGAGGCGGCCAAGCTGGAAGGGGCAGGGCGCTGGACCTTCTTCCGCCGCGTCACCCTGCCGCTGATCATGCCCACGACCCTGTTCATTCTGGTGAACGCCATTATCAATTCGGTGCGCCTCATCGATCATATTTTCATCATGACCCTCGGCGGGCCGAACAATGCCTCCAGATTGCTGCTCTATCACATTTATGAAACGGCCTTTGAATATTGGGACACCGCTTCGGCCAGCGCGATGACTGTGGTCATCCTGTTCGTTCTCTCGCTGTTGGCCATTGGGCAATTCTTCTGGCTCGATCGTAAGGTGCATTACAAATGA
- a CDS encoding ABC transporter substrate-binding protein: MASRFLKSTLAAAMLCAVAMPAFAVDLQFYFPVSVGGKAADTIQSLTEDYVASHEDVNIDAIYAGSYTDALTKAMTAARGGNAPQLSVLLSTDMFTLIDQDLIEPFDDFVTEEEGKEWFGSFYPAFMMNSQTGGKTWGIPFQRSTPVMYWNKEAFKEAGLDPDKAPATWEEMVDYAHKLTKKDDNGNVTQWGLRIPLDGFPYWLFQGLSTPAGAILANADGNKTDFANPKVVEALQFLVDMAKKEKVIEDGVTSWSATPKAFFERQSAMIWTTTGNLTNIRTNAPFDFGVGFLPKHERYGAPTGGGNFVLFKDASEDQKKAAVNFVKWISAPEQAAKWSIATGYVAPSPAAWETEAMKAYAKDVPQAAVARDQLEYAVAELSTYENQKVTNFLNDAIHAALAGEKSPKEALEEAQKKAERVLKNYR, from the coding sequence ATGGCTTCCCGTTTTCTCAAATCCACTCTAGCAGCAGCCATGCTTTGCGCTGTTGCCATGCCAGCATTTGCTGTTGACCTGCAATTCTATTTCCCGGTTTCTGTTGGCGGCAAGGCAGCTGATACCATCCAGTCGCTGACCGAAGACTATGTCGCGTCCCACGAAGATGTGAATATCGATGCGATCTATGCCGGCTCCTATACCGACGCCCTGACCAAAGCCATGACGGCTGCCCGCGGCGGCAACGCCCCGCAGCTTTCGGTGCTGCTCTCCACCGACATGTTCACCCTGATCGATCAGGACCTGATCGAGCCATTTGATGACTTCGTCACTGAAGAAGAAGGCAAGGAATGGTTCGGCTCTTTCTATCCTGCTTTCATGATGAACAGTCAGACCGGCGGCAAAACCTGGGGCATTCCTTTCCAGCGCTCCACGCCCGTCATGTATTGGAACAAGGAAGCCTTCAAGGAAGCTGGTCTTGACCCGGACAAAGCCCCGGCAACCTGGGAAGAGATGGTCGACTATGCGCACAAGCTGACCAAAAAGGACGACAACGGCAACGTAACCCAGTGGGGCCTGCGCATTCCGCTCGATGGCTTCCCTTACTGGCTGTTCCAGGGTCTGTCCACGCCAGCAGGTGCCATTCTGGCCAATGCAGACGGCAACAAGACCGACTTTGCCAACCCGAAAGTGGTTGAAGCCCTTCAGTTCCTCGTCGATATGGCCAAAAAAGAGAAGGTCATCGAAGATGGCGTGACCTCTTGGTCTGCCACGCCGAAAGCCTTTTTCGAGCGTCAGTCCGCCATGATCTGGACCACCACAGGCAACCTGACCAACATCCGCACCAATGCTCCGTTTGATTTTGGTGTCGGCTTCCTGCCAAAGCATGAACGCTACGGCGCACCAACCGGTGGCGGCAACTTCGTTCTGTTCAAGGATGCCTCTGAAGACCAGAAGAAAGCCGCTGTCAATTTCGTAAAATGGATCTCTGCTCCGGAACAGGCTGCCAAATGGTCCATCGCAACCGGCTATGTCGCTCCAAGCCCGGCCGCATGGGAAACCGAAGCCATGAAAGCCTACGCCAAGGACGTGCCGCAGGCTGCCGTTGCCCGCGATCAGCTTGAATATGCGGTTGCAGAGCTGTCCACCTATGAAAACCAGAAAGTGACCAACTTCCTCAACGACGCCATTCATGCCGCTCTGGCTGGTGAGAAATCACCCAAGGAAGCGCTTGAAGAAGCTCAGAAGAAAGCGGAACGCGTTCTGAAAAACTATCGCTGA
- a CDS encoding ABC transporter ATP-binding protein translates to MIMDATRMDNSSKQENELLIEVKNLEVRFPIRKKKLFSSEVSYLRAVDDVSFDIRRGETVGLVGESGSGKTTVGRAILRAIDPTAGDVIFHTREHDIYLDELEGEELRRFRKKMGMVFSEGPHSIANMASDILRSFRPRMSLVFQDPYSSLNPRMTVRDIIAEPLVASGMMKNRDKIDQRVRDIASRCKLNLEHLRRFPHAFSGGQRQRICIARALVTRPDFVVCDESVSALDVSIQAEIVNLLKDLQEEMGVAFLFIAHDLSVVAQMSHRVAVMYVGKFVEYAPTESLFYKPRHPYTHALLSAIPTIDPDESFDPIRLEGEIPNPLAAPSGCRFHTRCPYATEQCASEIPHWQEIAPEHFVACHRVDELDFSRDKQSAETTD, encoded by the coding sequence ATGATCATGGACGCAACAAGGATGGACAACAGCAGCAAACAAGAGAACGAGCTTCTCATCGAGGTCAAGAATCTTGAGGTCCGGTTCCCGATCCGCAAGAAGAAACTCTTTTCATCCGAAGTCTCCTATCTGCGAGCGGTCGACGATGTCAGCTTTGACATCAGACGAGGCGAAACGGTCGGTCTGGTAGGAGAATCCGGCTCTGGCAAAACCACCGTTGGCCGCGCCATTCTGCGCGCCATTGACCCCACTGCGGGCGATGTAATCTTCCACACCCGCGAGCATGATATCTATCTTGATGAGTTGGAAGGGGAAGAGCTGCGCCGGTTTCGCAAGAAAATGGGCATGGTCTTCTCTGAAGGTCCCCATTCGATTGCCAATATGGCGAGTGACATTCTGCGTTCCTTTCGCCCGCGCATGAGCCTTGTCTTTCAGGACCCCTATTCTTCGCTCAACCCGCGCATGACCGTGCGCGACATCATTGCCGAGCCTCTGGTCGCATCCGGCATGATGAAAAATCGCGACAAGATCGATCAGCGGGTGCGCGATATCGCAAGTCGCTGCAAGCTCAATCTGGAGCATCTGCGCCGTTTCCCCCACGCATTCTCGGGCGGACAACGCCAGCGCATCTGCATCGCGCGGGCCTTGGTAACGCGGCCTGATTTTGTCGTATGCGACGAGAGTGTTTCCGCGCTGGATGTGTCCATTCAGGCAGAGATCGTCAATCTACTCAAAGACCTGCAGGAAGAAATGGGCGTTGCCTTTCTGTTCATTGCCCATGATCTGTCTGTGGTGGCCCAAATGTCCCATCGTGTGGCCGTGATGTATGTGGGCAAGTTCGTTGAATATGCGCCAACCGAGAGTCTTTTCTATAAGCCGCGCCATCCCTATACCCACGCGCTTTTGTCTGCCATTCCGACCATAGATCCGGACGAGAGTTTCGATCCGATCAGGTTGGAAGGTGAAATTCCCAACCCGCTCGCCGCGCCATCCGGCTGTCGCTTTCACACCCGCTGCCCCTATGCCACGGAGCAATGCGCCAGTGAAATCCCGCACTGGCAGGAAATAGCGCCAGAGCATTTTGTGGCCTGCCACAGGGTGGATGAGCTCGATTTCTCCCGCGACAAACAAAGCGCCGAAACCACCGATTAG
- a CDS encoding 2-aminoethylphosphonate--pyruvate transaminase, whose translation MGEPFLLTPGPLTTSFAVKQAMLRDWGSWDGDFRAMTADMRRRLLALLGAEQGAFECIPMQGSGSYLVEAMLGTMVPKDGKLLVLANGAYGLRAAKTMEAIGRAYHLLDKGDYLPPRGAEVADILANDPAITHVLAIHCETSSGILNPIAEISQATYAAGRKLLVDSMSAFGAVPMEPDKIRYEALVSSANKCIEGVPGFGFALVRRSELIATKGNCHSLSLDLHAQWENLERSGQWRFTPPTHVVAAFLEALKAHEAEGGVAVRGARYTNNRDVMVAGMRALGFETLLDARWLSPIIVTFFCPADERFLFDRFYELMKDKGFIIYPGKLTVVESFRIGCIGQMDEAIMRRVVAAAKQSLEELGVTSAAPPLAAFEERKKLNA comes from the coding sequence ATGGGCGAGCCTTTTCTGCTGACGCCCGGTCCGCTGACCACCTCCTTTGCCGTCAAGCAGGCGATGCTGAGGGATTGGGGCAGTTGGGATGGCGACTTCCGCGCCATGACTGCCGATATGCGCCGCCGACTGCTCGCTCTTTTGGGGGCGGAACAAGGTGCCTTTGAATGCATCCCCATGCAAGGCTCCGGCTCCTATCTGGTCGAAGCGATGCTCGGCACCATGGTGCCCAAGGATGGCAAATTGCTTGTGTTGGCCAATGGGGCCTATGGTCTGCGGGCAGCAAAGACAATGGAAGCCATTGGCCGGGCCTATCATCTGCTCGACAAGGGCGATTATCTGCCTCCGCGTGGTGCCGAGGTGGCTGATATCCTTGCCAATGATCCGGCTATCACCCATGTGTTGGCGATCCATTGCGAAACCAGTTCGGGCATTCTCAACCCCATCGCCGAGATTTCCCAGGCCACCTATGCCGCCGGGCGCAAGCTGCTGGTGGATTCCATGTCTGCCTTTGGTGCTGTGCCCATGGAGCCTGACAAGATCCGCTATGAAGCGCTGGTTTCATCGGCAAACAAATGCATCGAGGGGGTGCCGGGCTTTGGCTTTGCGCTGGTGCGCCGCAGTGAACTCATCGCCACCAAAGGCAACTGCCATTCTCTCAGTCTTGATCTTCATGCCCAATGGGAAAATCTGGAAAGGAGCGGCCAGTGGCGCTTTACACCGCCGACCCATGTGGTTGCCGCATTTCTTGAGGCATTGAAAGCCCATGAGGCCGAGGGCGGTGTAGCGGTGCGTGGGGCCCGCTACACCAACAATCGCGACGTGATGGTCGCCGGCATGCGGGCGTTGGGCTTTGAAACCCTGCTCGATGCGCGTTGGCTTTCGCCGATCATCGTTACCTTCTTCTGCCCGGCCGATGAGCGCTTCCTGTTTGATCGCTTCTATGAGCTGATGAAAGACAAGGGCTTCATCATCTATCCGGGCAAGCTGACGGTGGTGGAAAGCTTCCGCATTGGCTGCATCGGCCAGATGGATGAAGCCATCATGCGTCGCGTTGTGGCTGCGGCAAAACAGAGCCTTGAGGAACTGGGCGTAACAAGCGCCGCCCCGCCTCTGGCAGCCTTTGAAGAGCGCAAGAAGCTGAACGCTTGA
- the phnX gene encoding phosphonoacetaldehyde hydrolase, with product MTQIKAVIFDWAGTLVDFGSFAPMGVFVKCFEEFGIKASIEQARAPMGLPKWNHIRAMMDDDAIAAQWQAKYGQAPTDADVDKIYEIFVPMNEKVAADYADLVPGALETIDWLRTRGIKIGSTTGYTRSIMEHVLPVVKKQGFEPDNLICADDLAEGRPGPLGMYQSFVDLAVYPSSAVIKVDDTVPGLKEGVAAGCITVGLALSGNFVGKTPQELAALSEGEIASLREAATVLLKEGGADYVIDTVADLPALIETL from the coding sequence ATGACACAGATAAAAGCGGTTATATTTGATTGGGCGGGAACGCTGGTGGATTTCGGCAGCTTCGCGCCCATGGGCGTCTTCGTCAAATGCTTCGAGGAATTTGGCATCAAGGCGTCCATTGAGCAGGCTCGTGCCCCCATGGGGTTGCCCAAATGGAACCATATCCGCGCCATGATGGACGATGACGCCATCGCGGCCCAATGGCAGGCCAAATATGGCCAGGCACCAACCGATGCCGATGTCGACAAGATCTATGAGATCTTCGTACCGATGAATGAAAAGGTCGCTGCCGACTATGCCGATCTGGTGCCCGGTGCGCTGGAAACCATCGATTGGCTGCGTACGCGCGGCATCAAGATTGGCTCCACGACAGGCTATACCCGCTCGATCATGGAGCATGTCTTGCCTGTTGTGAAGAAACAGGGGTTCGAGCCGGATAATCTCATCTGTGCGGATGATCTGGCCGAGGGCCGCCCCGGTCCGCTGGGCATGTATCAGAGCTTCGTGGATCTGGCCGTCTATCCGTCTTCTGCTGTCATCAAGGTGGATGACACGGTGCCGGGCCTCAAGGAAGGTGTCGCCGCAGGCTGTATCACGGTCGGGCTGGCGCTCTCCGGCAATTTCGTCGGCAAGACGCCGCAAGAATTGGCTGCGCTTTCCGAGGGGGAAATTGCCAGCTTGCGAGAGGCCGCCACTGTGCTACTCAAAGAGGGGGGAGCGGATTATGTCATCGACACGGTGGCCGATCTGCCAGCCCTGATCGAAACACTCTGA
- a CDS encoding ABC transporter ATP-binding protein — MSAAHPAHHGRSIELQSISKSWDQTKALDSVNISIPAGSFTALLGPSGCGKSTLLRIIAGLETATEGTVRIGDEDVTRRPPDKRDLSMVFQSYALFPHLDVAENIIFGLKTRKEPKKQRTEKLLAVAELMGLEKLLDRKPGALSGGQQQRVALARAVIAERSICLMDEPLSNLDAKLRHEMRVELRALQQKLGFTMVYVTHDQAEAITMADQVVLLNAGQVEQVDAPRALYDAPRSTFAARFIGTPPMSLFEASALGDMGQQLSRDAGTELLLGLRPEAVTPNEKGLLKATIAAAEFQGADTMLDCLVGDEMITVRASGRSHFAAGSPVSLSFAPEELALFDKASGARLIKSQKLVEALRS; from the coding sequence ATGAGCGCTGCACATCCGGCCCATCACGGGCGATCAATCGAGCTGCAGTCGATCTCCAAAAGCTGGGATCAGACCAAGGCGCTCGATAGCGTGAACATATCCATTCCTGCGGGCTCTTTCACCGCCTTGCTCGGACCATCCGGCTGCGGCAAGTCGACCTTGTTGCGCATCATTGCAGGGCTGGAAACCGCCACGGAAGGAACGGTTCGGATTGGCGATGAAGATGTCACCCGCCGTCCACCAGACAAGCGCGATCTGTCCATGGTGTTCCAGTCCTACGCTCTGTTTCCACATCTGGATGTGGCCGAGAATATTATATTTGGCCTCAAGACCCGCAAGGAGCCGAAAAAGCAGCGCACCGAAAAGCTGCTCGCAGTTGCCGAGCTGATGGGCCTTGAAAAACTGTTGGATCGCAAACCCGGCGCGCTTTCCGGCGGACAGCAGCAGCGCGTGGCGTTGGCCCGTGCCGTCATTGCCGAGCGTTCCATTTGCCTGATGGATGAACCGCTTTCAAACCTTGATGCCAAATTGCGTCACGAAATGCGGGTTGAGCTGCGGGCCCTGCAACAAAAGCTCGGTTTTACCATGGTCTATGTCACCCACGATCAAGCCGAGGCAATCACCATGGCGGATCAGGTGGTGCTGCTCAATGCAGGTCAGGTGGAACAGGTCGATGCGCCGCGCGCCCTTTATGATGCGCCACGCTCCACCTTCGCCGCCCGCTTTATCGGGACACCCCCCATGAGCCTGTTCGAAGCCTCAGCGCTTGGCGATATGGGCCAGCAACTGAGCCGTGATGCAGGCACCGAACTGTTGCTCGGGCTTCGCCCGGAAGCGGTAACCCCTAATGAGAAGGGCCTTCTGAAGGCCACCATCGCTGCCGCCGAGTTTCAGGGCGCAGACACCATGCTCGATTGTCTGGTTGGCGATGAAATGATCACCGTGCGGGCCTCTGGCAGAAGCCATTTTGCTGCAGGCAGTCCGGTCTCCCTTTCCTTCGCTCCTGAGGAACTGGCCTTGTTCGACAAGGCATCAGGGGCACGTCTCATAAAGTCCCAAAAACTGGTCGAGGCCCTGCGGTCTTGA